The window AAGATCGACAAGATGACATTTGGCTCTTATGGCAGCCCGAGTCAGACCCGGATTGAACTTGTAAGTCACACACGAAACGGCGGCATCATAGTCGGCCAGCAGAGCCGCGACAGCGTCTTCATCTCCAGCATCGAGGGCGGCCGATACTTCTATTCCATTACCATAAGTCGTACCTGTTTGCTTCGCCAGGTCAGCATCAATGTCGAATACTCCAACCTGCTCAACTCCCTCACATCGAGCCAAATCATACAAAGCTGCTCGCCCCATCAATCCCGCGCCAATGACTGCTATCTTCATCAGGACCTCTTCTTTCTGCGGTTCATGGAACCCAATATATACCCCCGACTACTCAAGGCAAGGCCGATTATACGAGTTAGGCTGATTGGTTCCAAATCAGGCGCTCAAGTATGGGTTCCCACTGTCCGACACATACAACAAAAGGGCAAAATCAGCCAGACGGGAAAAATGGGCAACACTCGCATGACAGAAACACCTACCGCTGAGAAAACACGGGAAGAATTGGAGATATTTCGGATTCTCAAGCCCTATATCGCCGAGTGTCTCACGCTCAACCACGATCTCAATAACCAGTTGGCGGGGATAATTGGCTATACAGAATTTCTACTTCAAGACCCAGAAGGCATGTCCGAGGAACAATGTGAATATCTGAATCAGATTGTCAACTGTACCCAGCGAATCAACCAACGTGTTAGTGCTTTGTCCACTGACAAGGTTGCCTTGGGAGAGAAGGTCGATCTCAAGCGAATCATAGAAGACTACAAGAAAGAAGCATCGTCATCAAACTAACTGATTCATCTTCCTAATCAACCACTCCAATGATAATGCTCCCACGATAGTGAGCAACAGCCACAGTTTATTAAAGAACGTAATATCTTCGTCCTCTCGCTCCGCAACTGAAGTTAGATCGAGCATCCCAATCACCTGATCGAACTCTTCAAAAGTGAAGTAATTCCCACCCGATAGTCGTGCAATAGCTGCCAACTCTGAGGGGCGGCCACTCCGATCAAACTCCTCGATAGAGAATGACTCAATCAGAATCTCGCCATCGTCCGCCTTGAGAATACGTCCGTCCTGTTCTATGACTGCTCGGTAACTGTACTTGCCCGGCACGAGGTGATCAAAAACGGCCCGGTATTCTCCATCTCTGCGTTCGATCAGGTCCTGCACAAAGGGTTCGGACTTATCAGTCGGTCTTAACTCCACCGAACCTGTCGCACCGTCGATGGGGCGAAAACCGGGATCAAATGCATAGCCGTCAAACCGAACCGGTTCACCTCGGGTGAAAACCCTTTTCTCCGGTCCGATTCGGATCGGAGCCAGATCGTCGACGACCGTCAGCCAGCTGGCTACACCATCAACAAAACGATTGTAAGTCATGCCATCCTGT is drawn from Candidatus Zixiibacteriota bacterium and contains these coding sequences:
- a CDS encoding saccharopine dehydrogenase NADP-binding domain-containing protein, whose product is MKIAVIGAGLMGRAALYDLARCEGVEQVGVFDIDADLAKQTGTTYGNGIEVSAALDAGDEDAVAALLADYDAAVSCVTYKFNPGLTRAAIRAKCHLVDLGGNNDTVRSQLEMNDEAEEAGVIVVPDCGLAPGMVAVLVADGVARFDKVASVNIR